In the Danaus plexippus chromosome 16 unlocalized genomic scaffold, MEX_DaPlex mxdp_31, whole genome shotgun sequence genome, one interval contains:
- the LOC116771755 gene encoding beta-hexosaminidase subunit beta-like, giving the protein MLRYALVFVCIRSIWGFGYHVNIVKPGPLYPPTKGEVWPKPQNERKEPIYYSFDPGHFKVKVQQETCDILTNAVERYIYIIKNKSGLHARDRKLRAHRRTDDVYKGKINQLMITLTSPCEEYPHFDMIESYNLSVADTSQLTSTSIWGVLRGLETFSQLFYLSNDRNELYINKTDIIDFPRYKHRGILLDTSRHYATTSTILKLLESISINKMNVFHWHIVDDQSFPYQSEKFPEISERGAYDSSMVYTKEDILMIIDFARNRGIRVIPEFDVPGHTASWGLAYPGVLTECYNQQQMVGLGPMDPTKNITYKLLADLFTEVQELFPERYFHVGGDEVELNCWSSNPHLRDYMNKNNLKVSDLHSLFMRNVIPLLSNNSKVIVWQEVFDEKVPLSMDTLVQVWKNGWVTEMISVLKSGHSVLFSAAWYLDSLNQKWTDLYKQDPRGMVLDATDNSSLAEGVVGGEACMWGEMINVRSVMARVWPRACAVAERLWSSVEGSYYIVPAEAYHRIEEHTCRMIRRGIDSGPPSGPGFCVV; this is encoded by the exons ATGCTGCGTTATGCCCTCGTCTTCGTATGTATTCGTTCGATATGGGGTTTCGGGTATCATGTGAATATAGTAAAACCTGGACCCCTGTATCCTCCGACAAAGGGTGAAGTTTGGCCAAAGCCACAGAATGAGAGAAAGGAgcctatttattattcatttgaTCCTGGACATTTTAAAGTCAAG GTTCAACAGGAAACTTGcgatatattaacaaatgctGTggaacgatatatatatattattaaaaataagagcGGTCTACACGCGCGAGATAGGAAGCTTCGTGCTCACAGACGCACCGACGATGTTTACAAGGGGAAGATAAACCAGCTCATGATAACTCTGACGTCTCCCTGCGAGGAATATCCGCATTTTGATATGATTGAAAGCT ACAATCTAAGTGTTGCTGATACATCGCAGCTCACGAGTACCTCAATATGGGGAGTGTTGCGAGGCCTTGAGACATTTTCACAACTATTTTATCTCTCCAATGATCGAAAT GAGCtgtatatcaataaaacgGATATAATTGATTTCCCTCGTTACAAACACCGGGGTATCCTGTTGGATACTTCCCGACATTACGCTACCACATCAACAATTCTTAAACTGTTAGAATCTATAtccattaataaaatgaatgtttttCACTGGCATATTGTTGATGATCAAAGTTTTCCTTATCAGAGTGAGAAGTTTCCAGAAATAAG TGAACGTGGTGCTTATGATTCTTCTATGGTGTACACGAAAGAAGACATCCTTATGATCATAGATTTTGCAAGAAATCGTGGAATACGGGTCATCCCGGAATTTGATGTTCCCG GACACACTGCGTCCTGGGGCCTCGCATACCCCGGTGTTCTAACGGAGTGTTACAACCAGCAACAGATGGTGGGCCTCGGCCCCATGGATCCcaccaaaaatataacttacaaaCTCCTCGCTGATCTGTTCACTGAAGTACAGGAACTGTTCCCTGAGAGATACTTCCACGTTGGCGGTGATGAAGTCGAGTTAAACTGCTG GAGTTCAAATCCACATTTGAGAGACTATATGAATAAGAACAACTTAAAAGTATCGGATCTTCATTCTCTGTTCATGAGGAACGTCATTCCTCTGCTCTCCAACAACTCCAAAGTGATTGTATGGcag GAAGTTTTTGACGAAAAAGTTCCTCTATCAATGGACACACTGGTGCAAGTGTGGAAGAACGGTTGGGTGACTGAGATGATCTCG GTGTTGAAATCCGGACACAGCGTGTTGTTCTCGGCGGCGTGGTATCTGGATTCGTTGAACCAAAAGTGGACGGATCTCTACAAACAGGATCCTCGAGGGATGGTGCTGGATGCCACCGACAACAGCTCCCTGGCCGAGGGAGTGGTGGGCGGGGAGGCCTGTATGTGGGGCGAGATGATTAATGTCAGGAGTGTCATGGCTAG GGTATGGCCACGAGCCTGCGCCGTGGCTGAGCGTCTGTGGAGTTCTGTGGAAGGATCGTACTACATAGTGCCAGCGGAGGCCTACCACCGCATCGAAGAACACACCTGCCGCATGATAAGACGAGGCATCGACTCCGGCCCACCATCCGGACCAGGGTTCTGTGTCGTATAG
- the LOC116771756 gene encoding ER membrane protein complex subunit 7: protein MFRLPISIITFGIVCNAFATVRSQSIEEELGNGRYVIEGRVFPPDDSELKSPWQIDTRIHVNGGEYIGFIKDDGSFTIHNVPTGSYVVEVINPDYMYEPVRVEINSKGKYRARKVNYIQTSQVIQVPYPLRMKALTKFRYFQVREQWRLTDFLFNPMIIMMVLPLLLIMILPKMMNDPETKEDLKNISNMAKMSELPEMSEMFTSLFSGGATKANAKSKQIKKRQ from the coding sequence ATGTTTCGCCTACCCATTTCGATTATCACGTTCGGCATTGTTTGTAATGCCTTCGCTACAGTTCGTTCACAATCGATAGAAGAAGAACTTGGAAATGGACGATATGTGATCGAGGGTCGAGTCTTCCCACCAGACGATAGCGAACTAAAGTCGCCTTGGCAAATAGACACCCGAATACACGTGAATGGTGGAGAATACATCGGTTTTATAAAAGACGATGGTTCCTTTACAATTCACAATGTACCGACGGGATCGTATGTCGTTGAAGTTATTAACCCTGACTACATGTACGAACCAGTTAGAGTTGAAATCAATTCTAAAGGAAAATATAGAGCTCGTAAagtgaattatatacaaaccTCTCAGGTCATACAAGTTCCTTATCCATTAAGAATGAAAGCACTAACTAAATTTAGATATTTCCAAGTCCGTGAACAATGGAGGCTCACTGATTTCCTATTTAATCCAATGATTATAATGATGGTTCTACctcttcttttaattatgattctACCAAAAATGATGAATGACCCGGAGACCAAAGAAGACTTGAAGAATATCAGTAATATGGCCAAGATGTCCGAACTACCTGAAATGTCTGAGATGTTCACCTCCCTGTTCAGTGGAGGAGCAACAAAAGCCAAtgcaaaatcaaaacaaattaagaaGAGGCAGTAA
- the LOC116772173 gene encoding uncharacterized protein LOC116772173: MSGYLEVKYPFRSNLGLNPFKSWKRQWCILRPSPTTVGGSLAVYCSEAGAAAGTVELRSGCTVKRAKSRTRPHAFAVFSVGEPCKPRILLAAQTLQEAQQWMDKIRDLLNGEKLLGTETLLKDSYTVTIIPTAFSDKCGITNECHVTLSPNGLQLCCPPTDTVIHWQNITEVLHTRETGDKNRICTLNIHSESQGGGCVRMRGAAAGELAGAVRGALRDRARARLSRSQPELTSACLNAADIRRSSWYSGPSEISLDDTDLIMSKEAQHIPSSQLSRCSGAGDLASRARRLLRTSADDSVSSRSLASLASLVSSSSGVYEEIAEEEHTYEAIGLYGTARRPKRHPPPLPPRQPYCTLNRGQSWREAEKVTRHSSLGSLTHKQRHHKTFSVFRKRLKSDSRIATSPKSETKDKDVETKKKKFDFTPTRDIFKSFKVNRKMKNLKITSGLAKGETKSCEFLDEAQHVTSNRCSKSVECLEDTYEFLDDYHGNLSLGDADEALALPQEIVELILRGPDLKVRLKDTQCESDYVPMSPIVPILPMVPMVPPPLEHHYMVMSPRTNIA, from the exons ATGTCTGGTTACCTTGAAGTGAAATATCCGTTTAGATCGAACCTTGGTTTGAATCCTTTCAAG TCTTGGAAGAGACAATGGTGTATATTGCGGCCTAGTCCCACGACTGTGGGAGGTTCTCTGGCCGTGTACTGCAGTGAGGCTGGGGCTGCGGCGGGCACCGTCGAGTTGCGATCAGGTTGCACTGTGAAACGTGCCAAGTCTCGCACAAGGCCCCACGCTTTCGCTGTGTTTTCCGTCGGAGAACCCTGCAAGCCTCGCATCCTGTTGGCAGCACAGACTCTCCAGGAAGCCCAACAGTGGATGGACAAAATTCGTGACTTACTGAATGGCGAGAAACTATTAG GCactgaaacattattaaaagattCCTATACTGTGACAATTATACCCACGGCATTCTCTGATAAGTGCGGTATAACAAACGAGTGCCATGTGACGCTGTCCCCTAACGGTCTCCAGCTGTGCTGTCCGCCCACCGACACAGTTATACATTGGCAGAACATTACAGAAGTTCTGCATACAAGAGAAACCGGGGACAAGAATAGAATTTGTACCCTTAATATTCATAG CGAGTCTCAAGGCGGCGGTTGTGTGCGCATGCGCGGCGCCGCGGCCGGTGAGTTGGCGGGCGCGGTCCGCGGGGCGCTGAGGGATCGCGCGCGAGCGAGACTCAGTCGCAGCCAGCCAGAGCTCACTTCAGCGTGTCTTAACGCCG cGGATATTCGTCGCAGCAGTTGGTACAGTGGGCCGTCGGAAATATCACTGGACGACACTGACCTCATAATGTCCAAG GAGGCTCAGCACATTCCTTCAAGTCAACTGTCTCGTTGTAGTGGAGCTGGCGACCTCGCCTCCCGCGCTCGGAGGCTCCTCAGGACCTCGGCCGATGACAG CGTGAGTTCCCGGTCCTTGGCGTCTCTCGCGTCGCTGGTGTCGTCGTCATCGGGCGTGTACGAGGAGATAGCGGAGGAGGAGCATACGTACGAGGCGATAGGACTGTACGGAACCGCGCGCCGACCGAAGCGACATCCGCCGCCACTACCGCCTCGCCAACCATACTG TACTCTGAACCGCGGTCAGTCGTGGCGCGAGGCGGAGAAGGTGACCAGACACTCCTCACTCGGCTCACTCACACACAAACAGAGACACCATAAGACATTCAGTGTCTTCAG AAAAAGACTGAAGAGCGACTCCCGTATAGCGACATCACCGAAATCAGAGACCAAAGACAAAGACGTGGAGACGAAGAAGAAAAAGTTCGACTTCACGCCCACAAGAGACATATTCAAGAGCTTTAAAGTGAACCGCAAGATGAAGAACCTGAAGATAACGTCCGGCCTGGCCAAGGGAGAGACCAAGAGCTGCGAGTTCCTGGACGAGGCGCAGCACGTGACGAGCAACAGGTGCTCCAAGTCTGTGGAGTGTTTGGAAGACACCTACGAGTTCCTCGACGACTACCACGGAAACCTGTCCCTGGGTGACGCCGACGAGGCGCTGGCTCTGCCGCAAGAGATCGTCGAGTTGATACTGCGCGGCCCGGACCTGAAAGTTAGATTAAAAGACACTCAGTGCGAGAGCGACTACGTCCCCATGTCGCCCATAGTGCCCATACTGCCCATGGTGCCCATGGTGCCGCCGCCACTAGAACATCACTACATGGTGATGTCGCCCCGCACTAATATAGCTTGA